AGGAAGCCTTGTCAGCATCTCTCGAGTGGACCCGGCCAAGGGAGCGTATATACGTGGGGTGGATATCTCTGCCTGGGTGAGGGGGATGTGGTGGTATTGAGAGTGTTACGCTCTTCACCTCTCCTCCCTAGTCAAACGCTGCCACGCGTGTGCCTtttgcccctcccaccttccatcCCGGATTTATCCCGAGTTTAATTCCAAATATTAGATTATGGTAGAAAAGATCAAATAAAACGGTCACCAATTGACCAGACGTCCATCACAGTGTGGCCCGGGTTCCAGTCCGCTTATCTccacgccccgccccgccccgcctcgcTGCCGCAGGGCTGCTGATTGGCCCGCGCCACGTGACGTCACGCGCGGGTTTTAAGGCAGAGTGCCCCGGGCCGCTCCGCAGTGCCAGCGGGCTGGAGGCCGGCTAGGAACCTCGTGGCGCTGGCCCGGAGGGGAGCGGGGAGAGCGCGGCTGTCGGAAGGTAAAGGGGCTGTTCAGGCCGAGCCGAGGCGATCCGGGTGCGGGGCCGGAGGAGCTGGAGTCAGCGATCGCAGGAAGGCGGGCAGTGGAGTGTCGcggggcggtggggagggggtcTCTGTGTAAGGAGGGTTGTGTCAACCGCCTAGGGATGTGGAAGGCGGGTGGGAGTGGGCCTCACTCTCCGGTCTCAGCGCCCGCACCCTGATTCTTAATTTGGGCCCTCTGCCCCCCAGCTGCACGTTCCCCCGAGGATTCTCTCCTGGGGAACGGGTCGCGATGCCTGCTACCTCGCCACAAGCGCAGAAGCTGACTGTCCGGCGATCAAGGTCTCTCCCCCCAACCTCAGTGTCCTGGGACCTGGGGGTTTCTGTAGGTCTCATCGCCCTTGTCAGGGCCCCTAGGGAGGGGGGAGAGCCTCTGTTATACCTGCAgctgctttaagaaaaaaaaaagaggaattaaaaaaatgagcagcTGATCTAGGAAATGATCAAGAAGTTGCAAATTTCATGTTTATTATTAAACATCTCCTCCTCTTTTCTCGCATGACCTTTCCCTGTTCAGATAGCCCAGCTGTGGTCTCCAGAGCCTGCAGTTTCAAGGCCTCCTCCCTGCCTGTACTGTGAGCCCCAGGACCTGCACCTTAGCCAGTGTTCAACATGGGGAACCACCTGACAGATATGGCGCCCACcgcctccttcctgcctcactTCCAGGCCCTGCACGTTGTGGTCATTGGGCTGGACTCGGCTGGAAAGACCTCCCTTCTTTACCGCCTCAAGTTCAAAGAGTTTGTCCAGAGTGTCCCCACCAAAGGCTTCAACACCGAGAAGATCCGGGTGCCCCTGGGGGGGTCCCGTAGCATCACCTTCCAAGTGTGGGATGTGGGGGGGCAGGAGAAGCTTCGACCACTGTGGCGCTCCTACACACGCCGGACAGACGGGCTGGTGTTTGTGGTGGATGCCGCTGAGGCTGAGCGGCTGGAGGAGGCCAAGGTGGAGCTACACCGAATCAGCCGGGCCTCGGACAACCAGGGTGTGCCTGTCCTGGTGCTGGCCAACAAGCAGGATCAGCCTGGGGC
Above is a genomic segment from Phocoena sinus isolate mPhoSin1 chromosome 20, mPhoSin1.pri, whole genome shotgun sequence containing:
- the ARL4D gene encoding ADP-ribosylation factor-like protein 4D codes for the protein MGNHLTDMAPTASFLPHFQALHVVVIGLDSAGKTSLLYRLKFKEFVQSVPTKGFNTEKIRVPLGGSRSITFQVWDVGGQEKLRPLWRSYTRRTDGLVFVVDAAEAERLEEAKVELHRISRASDNQGVPVLVLANKQDQPGALSAAEVEKRLAVGELAAAPLTHVQGCSAVDGLGLQPGLERLYGMILKRKKTVRTGKKRR